Proteins co-encoded in one Octopus bimaculoides isolate UCB-OBI-ISO-001 chromosome 7, ASM119413v2, whole genome shotgun sequence genomic window:
- the LOC106881336 gene encoding zinc finger protein 665, whose protein sequence is MEGKGETQSETSDLTHHTEVNKKKKSYPCDICGKTFSQSSNVIQHKLIHSGSKPYACGVCGKRFTANSSLSCHKRIHTGERPYNCNVCGKAFTIKSNLTSHERIHTGEKPFHCEVCGKTLARSTELAHHIRTHTGEKPYQCDVCDKAFSKKDSLVRHQRIHTGEKPYSCDICGRTFSLKGSLSTHQRTHEDKLSYQCSICGKILYRKHDLVRHNCARTLQRRFICNVCGEEFLQKCHLFNHKQTHAGEKPYHCDICDKPFSQRNQLLVHKRTHTGEKPYNCDICGYMFSQKGHLSRHRRIHTGDKLYLCDICGKSFSRCNNLSSHVRTHTGEKPFECDVCGEAFTVNSQLSTHKGIHRRSNTYFTVNIVSKTFKPDN, encoded by the coding sequence ATGGAAGGTAAGGGCGAAACACAGTCTGAAACTAGTGATTTAACTCATCATActgaagtaaataaaaagaagaaatcataTCCTTGTGACATTTGCGGAAAGACATTCTCACAAAGTAGTAATGTAATTCAGCATAAATTAATTCACTCTGGTTCAAAACCTTATGCTTGTGGTGTTTGTGGTAAGAGGTTCACTGCAAATAGTTCTCTTTCTTGTCATAAGCGGATCCACACAGGAGAAAGACCTTACAACTGTAATGTCTGTGGTAAAGCATTTACAATCAAAAGCAATTTGACAAGTCATGAGCGCatacatactggagagaagccatttcattgtgaAGTATGTGGCAAAACATTAGCTCGCAGTACAGAGTTAGCTCAtcatatacggacacacacaggggaaaaaccatatcagtgtgatgttTGTGACAAGGCATTCTCTAAAAAGGATTCTTTGGTACGTCAccaacgtattcatactggagagaaaccatacagctgtgatatttgtggaagAACATTCTCTCTAAAGGGTTCTTTGTCCACTCACCAGCGAACTCATGAAGATAAGTTATCATATCAATGTAGTATATGTGGTAAAATATTATACCGGAAACATGATTTAGTGAGGCATAATTGTGCTCGCACTCTACAGAGACGATTTATATGCAATGTTTGTGGTGAAGAGTTTCTTCAGAAATGTCATTTATTTAACCACAAACAAACTCAtgcaggagaaaaaccataccactgtgacatTTGTGATAAACCATTCTCACAGAGAAATCAACTGCTTGtccacaaacgtacacacacaggagagaaaccttataactgtgatatctgtggttaTATGTTCTCTCAGAAAGGTCATTTGTCTCGTCACAGACGTATTCACACTGGTGATAAACTATAcctctgtgatatctgtggtaaaagtTTCTCTCGATGTAATAATTTGTCATCTCATGTGCGTACACATACGGGTGAGAAACCATTTGAATGTGATGTCTGCGGTGAAGCTTTCACTGTAAATAGTCAATTATCTACTCACAAAGGTATTCACAGAAGAAGCaatacatatttcacagtgaataTTGTCAGTAAGACTTTTAAACCTGACAATTAA